Below is a window of Humulus lupulus chromosome 9, drHumLupu1.1, whole genome shotgun sequence DNA.
AAGTAAACCTATGGTTTGATCTTGAGCATATGCAAAAATGTTAAGCTACGAGGAGGACGTATTCATGACACAAGTGCATTGAACTACTCTCTTAGttttttatacataaaatcacCTCCTCTCTTGTTGCAGGATGTTCTCAAACTCTATTTCCATGATTTACCGTACACCCTCCACTAAGTGTTAAGGCGCCAAATTATAGCCTCAGTTTGTAATAGTGTCGCCGATATCCACATTGAAGATTGCATGGGGCCACATTGAGATACAGGTCAGAGTTTCTCATACTGTTCCCATACTTTTATTCAATCATGACCTAGGCGACAAGTGAGGTGTCCACTTGATAATGTGCGAATCCATTACAACTTTTAATCTGTTTTGCATATAACATCTTTAAAAACAATACATTAGTAGAGTTAATTGAAGAATCAACCATTATTAAGGGTTAATCAATTTATTCTCATTCACTGTTTCCTAGATCCATAGGTAGTGTTTTGGTGGGAATTTAGTGAACACACTGGATCTTTCACAATGCTcactatatatatgtgtatatatgtatttataagtTGCTTAAGTGAACCAGTCTAAGAGAAAATATACCCCCACGTATTACTATCTTCATTCGTACCATTACCAAACCATGTCACCCTCTAAGTTATGCGTGACTCTATTCCCTGGTGATGTTAAAGTGAAAACAAAGATTGAATCACCAACCAAACAATTTTCAATTCCCTTCCTTGTTAATTCCATACCCACTCCACTTCCATCCACACAAACTAGTGAAATCACACCCCACCAAAATCAGTCCTCAATAAGTCTGGGGGACACAATCTCACCAACTCATGTagggaagaaaacaccaagggcCGGGTTTAGAGGGAAGTGCAAAAACTGCTTCAAAAAGGACTTAAAGATTGAGAAGCTAACAACTTTAAAAAATGTAGTTGCTAAGAAAGGAAACACTTTAAGGATGGATTCAATGGGCATTAGTTCTTTCCTTTTTTAGCAGCACCAAATCATAGACCATGTTGGTTCCATGGTGAAACGCCAAGAGGCACTAAGTAGTGAGTTATGTGTTGAAGCTAATAATCAGTCACCAAACGACATAGACATTATCTTCTAGGACTAATCTTTTCTACATGTACTGCATTTTGTTATGTGTTAGTACCTTAGTACATTGGACTACTATGAGTCCCATCTTCATGTTGTAGTATGCTTAAGTCCATTTCCCCTTTCTTATTAATGCTTGCAAGAATTTTCACGTAAGCTTAAGTATCTATCACCTCCAGGTACTGAGATTACCATAATCAATGGTTTTCGGTAATGGAAGTACCCATTGAAAGTCTTTTGAAGTCAGTGTCTTAATTATATGGTCGTACTGATCAATGCCCTTAAAAGTTTGATGAATGTATATTTCATATTATGCATTCTGTACATGGCTCAACTATGTTATTGAACTCTCTTTTTCAAACCCCTTGTTTTTATTTTACGTGACATAACTAAGAATGGGGTCCGCCTATATAGATCAACTAAATGACCACCGAAAAtggtcatttttaaaaaaattagaaggaCCTTTATTTCTATTGTTTTACAATAACTTTACACTAAGATCAAGTAAAAGATATGTTTGCCTTGTAAACATAAGGACAACTTTCCAATAAAATAAGTACATAGTATATTTACCTCATCCACCATATTAAGTTGAATGTTAATTAATGTACACTTAAATAACTCTTTCTTTGAGGCAGTGAAATGGTAGGTCAAACCCTTGAATTATAATATTGTATATAACATGTCCCATGatgcaattaaataaaataagttatttggccaaaatatacgaagatgaaaataaaaattttgtCAGTGTATTCATTTACATGTTTTtggttttttattaattattaagaaAAACAAAAGTAACCACCTAATGCAGCTTGATGCTTGTTGTATTTACCGCCCCAAAAATTCTAACTGATTACCATatcaattattaattttttgaattacTCAGGTAGACAAATAAAAATGTAAGATATGGAGAATAAAATGGTCACAACACTTGCAGAACTTCAAATTTACAACAAGCAGCCACATGATCTGTCAAAAGAAGACATCATAGGCAAACACCTGGAAAGTCTTGATAAATGGGAAGAATTTTTTTCCAAATACTCGAAATGGATGGGGTTTAGTGTTCGCAAGGAAGATGTTCGACATGACCATGAAAACAACCTGTGGCAACGTAAATGGGTTTGCTCAAACCAAGGTTTTTGACGCGACAAGTGGACAAACCTTCTAAACCGTAAGAAAAAACCAAGACCTATCACAAGAACGAGGTGTCTCGCACTTCTACGCGTGAACTTGGATAGGACGGAAAACACTTGGGTGGTGAAAGACTTCAATCTGAAACATAATCATGAATTAGCTTCGAAAAGGGAATTGCACTTCTTGCGATCTAATCGAGCCATACCAGAGTCAATCGGAGCCCAGGTAATGTCGATGCGACGATCAGGTATACGCACTTGCCACATATTCAATCACCTAGCACAAGAAAGAGGAGGACGTGAGTATGTACCCTTCCTGAAAAAGGATCTTTACAATTGGATTGGTCGCCAAAGACTAGTTCAAGACGAAGAAGAAACTGACGCTGAAGGAGCATTGGGGTACTTGGCATGTATGGGCCGCTCTGATGCTGAATTTTTTGAGACACACACAATTGATGTAGAAAATAGGTTGGCAGACCTATTTTGGGCTGATGGAATTTCCCGTCGTGATTATGCTTGTTTTGGGGACATTATGGCTTTCGACTCCACCTACAAGAAGAACTCATACAATAAGCCCCTGCTTATCTTTGTCGGGTTGAATCACCATTACAGGACAATAGTCTTTGCAGTTGCTTTGCTATATGACGAGACTGAGGAGACATATACTTGGGTTTTAGAGGAATTTCTAGAGTGCATGAAAAACAAACCACCTCCTGTGGTGGTCACCGACGTTGATCATGCTATGGCGAAAGCAATACAAAAAGTTTTCCCAACTTCTGTTCACCGGTTGTGTGCTTGGCATCTTCAGAATAATGTAACTATTAATGCGCCTCATCATGTATTCAAGTCCAAGTTCAATGAACTACTTTATCAATACTGAACCGAGGAAGATTTTGAGGATACATGGAATAGAATGGTTTCAGAATTCGAATTTGAGGATAGTCGATGGGCAACAACTACCTACAATAGTAGGAGGAGTTGGGCAGAATGTTTCCTACGAGGGCATTTCTTTGTAGGACTAAGAACTACTCAAAGATCAGAGTCAATTAATTCCTACTTGTCCCACTTCCTGACGAGCAAACTCAAATTTAGAGATCTGGTTGGCCAAGTAGACAAGGCCATACAAAGTATTCGTCACACAGAACGGGAAGACGAATTCATCAGCAACCATAGTACGCCACAATTACCATCGAACATCCTCCGACAGTACTATGAACAGGTGGCTTCGATTTTGACAAGGAACATGTACAAAAAAGTTGAGGAACAGATCACGAGTGCCCTCGCTTACTCAGTGGACTCCACCAATGTATCCATTGACTTCAGGTTCTACTCACTGATGCGGTTTCCAAAGGGACTTGTACAAAGGAGGGTGCGCTACCATATTGTCGATGGTCATATAAACTGTACATGTATGTTGTCTGAGTCGGATGGAATTCCATGTCGACATATATTTGCAGTTATGAAGCACCTCAACATACCATGAACTCCTGAATCTCTTTATAAGGACCGGTGGAAGAAGGATGCGAAAAACACGATTGGGTTAAAAAAATTATCCCACTCAAGGGTGCCACCGGATGTGCTAGTTTGTACAAGATGGGGATCTTTAACTTCGCGTTTCAATGCAATGGGATACTATGCCACAAAacataatgaaaattttgaagaGGCAATGAATGAAATGTCATGTATGGAACAAAAATTTAAGTCAATGTCAGTGGAGGTCCAATCTGTAGACCAAGTTTCAAATGTGGCTCCTACTAACAGCCGCGATCACCCCGCCAACAGAGGAATCTGAGACCCAACTGTGATAAGAATGAAGGGGAGGGAAACAAACAAGTCAAAATCAAAAGAGAAGGACACAGAAAATGGGAGATCCAGGAAAAATAGGTGTCGTAACTGCAACCAGTTAGGGCATAATAAGGCTAC
It encodes the following:
- the LOC133799938 gene encoding protein FAR1-RELATED SEQUENCE 5-like — translated: MENKMVTTLAELQIYNKQPHDLSKEDIIGKHLESLDKWEEFFSKYSKWMGFSVRKEDVRHDHENNLWQRKWVCSNQASKRELHFLRSNRAIPESIGAQVMSMRRSGIRTCHIFNHLAQERGGREYVPFLKKDLYNWIGRQRLVQDEEETDAEGALGYLACMGRSDAEFFETHTIDVENRLADLFWADGISRRDYACFGDIMAFDSTYKKNSYNKPLLIFVGLNHHYRTIVFAVALLYDETEETYTWVLEEFLECMKNKPPPVVVTDVDHAMAKAIQKVFPTSVHRLCAWHLQNNVTINAPHHVFKSKFNELLYQY